CCCAGTTTTCACACACAATCCACCTCTTTCACATACCGACTTGAGTGTTGGAGTGCTAACGTGTCTGCAGGCACCATTCTCTTTCGGCGGCGAACTCTCCTCTACATTGGAGCACCATGAACCACCGCGATAGTAACTGTAATTTATGTAGAACCACCACTACGTTTCTTTAATCTTCATCAGACAGATCAATaccaaataattttgtaaatcaatataaatttaataagcGATGTGAAAGCAATGTAGAATAAACCATggaattataaaattaaatacaagTTCTTTTTTACTCAATGATTTAATCAACACAAAAATTGATCACACAATATGTTATACTTGTGCGTAACAAATTCTCACTTCAATGATGCATTATTCCAACAAATACCTTTATCATTGTCCAAAAAGAAATTTGTCTCATTATTGTCATGAaagattcaaaaataaatagttacaAAATATTGTTATAATTAGCAAGTTTCTTAAGTTTCCTTCTTATTAGGTGTGCTAAATGGACAAACACAATACATTGGTGTACTTAATTGAACTTTATAAACTATATAAAGGTCAAATCATGTTTTACTTTTCACATGAAAAGACGAAAATTATGGTTGAAATTCACAAGTTTGTTTTTGCTATGATTCAATTTATTTCCTTATTTCTTATCACAATAGAAGTTGGTCGTTGTAAGTCATGTTTTCAtccatttcaaattttcttctttgctttGTAGTTCATAAACAACTTTCTTTTATCatcttttagtaacattattttactatatttattcattacagTGCGTTATGGATGTGAAACGGATGCGGATTGTCCACGATATACACacaataatttttctttgaaatgcattaataaaaaatgtgaatGGTCTGCAAAGCTTCACTAGTTCTCTGAGCACCaaatcaaagagaatgaaaaaaacTCCCTCTATAGGAGAATGAGTTATCATGTTAGCAAAGCAAATATGCAATACATGTTATGTTCGAATATCACAAGAGttgtcatttatttattaatgtaCTAGaccaatgattttatttttattttcataaactcgTGAACAttgcatttatgatttttgtacTCTAATGTTATCGTAAGATAACAGAGTTTTAATTATATTGTCTTATTCTCTCTTAATTTTGGAGGTATCATTATGTCATATCCAACTCAAGCATAACATAACTTAATTTCAGCCGTACTACATATCAGAATAACTTTCagaattaggttaaaaaaaaatagtttttatctTACTTCAAAgtctacaattttattttatcacaaCTTTTTTACACTTATCATTTTCAATcacttaaaattatatgtttctTACGTGTTAATTGGATTTAGTAGCATCTCATGCCTTGTTGGGTTTTAGAATATATGAAATCTAGAACGGCACTACAAAATTATTGTTACTTACCACAATAAATTCAACATATAAGAGAAATGTACAAATAGCATAAAGACAAGACTCATGTAAATGATCCGAGTATTTACCACTCCGTAGAGTGTTATATAACCTCCACTAAAAAGTCATGATCTCCATAAATGGTCGAGCAATCATGTAGTATATGCCATTTTGACACGTTGATGGGGCATTATGCAAGTCCGTAGGTAAAGTAGAGACTACATAACTACTAAAAGCATATGTCATGTTATCTTTTATATCTATattcaaaaataacatatttaaaagAATATAGATATAAAACATGACATGGCATAGCAGAAAACATGAATTTTAAGTTAACGAATAAGAGAAATGTACAATTGGTCTAAAATGCAAGACTTGTGTAAATTATCCCAGTATTTACCATTCCATAAAGTGTCGTGGATAACCCCCACTAAAAATTTATGATTTCCATAATTATACAACTCAAGTAATCCCTCACAACGGTCAAGCAATCATGTAGTTCCCATTCTAACATGTCCAAGGTAACCCCTCATGACGGTCGAGCAACCAAGACTCGGTCAAATTCCAAAAAGTTAAGGTGGAACTCGCACATAGGACATCGACGCCTTGTTGTAGTCTAACCAGCTCACACCTACTATGAAATGCATGAGCATATGATTCCTCATATATTATAATAACAAAGCATACATATCAATCCATCATATGTAATAGCAACAACTAAATGTTAAGTTGTCAACGTCTTGGGTATCTAACAATCTATTTGAATATCGTACAATACTATTTAATTGATTGGATCTCTCATATTCATATCAATAGTAatgaatgtgtatttttttatgttgttagaATACGGTGTCAAACTTTAGTCGTTCAAATAACCCTActtataacaattatttttttagagaacaaTACTCCTAACAATAACATACTTCCGGTATTTGTATTTCGTAAAATCATATCTAAGCAAAATCTATAAATGCAACAACACTATGATAAACACATAACAACTTAGCACACAAACATGCGTACAAACACACATGCATTCTAATATATGTAATATCGTTATAATGCTTCCTTACCTCAACAAGCTTTCCTAAAATAATCACTCATGTGCTCATTGAGGCCTGGTTCCCTAAACCGCATAAATAACTTATGTCAATAACAAACTTCCTAGTTTGCACTACCTAACCATATGGTTCATCCAACAAAGTCTAAAAGGAAAGATTCATTTTCCCCAACTTTGACTCATTTAAAAACACACTTGCGTGAACATCATTTTTAGTATAGCAGTATGTGTTAAAAATTAGGCTGAAGAGCAAAAATTCTAGGTGATTTTAAGACGGTTTTTGAAACCCTCCCATTATTCCTGTTGAAAACACACTTGCGTGAAGAAGCATGCAAAATCTTGAATTAGTTAAGAGCTAGCATAGCTGTATAACATaagacatttaaaaaaaaaaactacaataaTATCAAGGAAAAAATTTAATATCTACTCGTCAACATATAATTGCGGGACACTCTACCTAGTCCACCATTGGACCAAGAGCAATTCAATTAAGCACATCTCCTACCAAAAAGTAGTAGTCGAGAAATAGAactagaagatgaagaagatatAACGTAGAATTATTCAAAGCAAACAAGTGAAACAACATAAACCGAAGTAGCTTTTCAACTCAAATATGAACTGTGAGAGGGTCAACAATGTTTTTCGCCTTGCATGAAGGCACTACGAATATGGAACATTGAAGTCAAACACTGTCTTTCTAACTAAGATATGTTTAGGACACAACTGATTGTATGAAAACAGCTCAACGGAAATAAATGGATACTTGAGGGATATCAATGTCATTATCATCGTCATCCTCACAAGCCACGACAACATCTATGTGACGACGGTATGAAGGGATTTCCATCTTGGCAATATCCCTTGCTAAATCCACAACTTTTTTGTCCATCCGCTCTTTGTGCCTAGGAAACATGCTATTAAAAAGCAGGCAACTTCCACAAGAAATACTATAAGCATTCAAACCTTTTTCCTTCAGCCAATCAAGAAGCTCCCTGAGAGTAGGATTGTCTTTTATAATCCATCTATCCCATACAGTCCAACTCAAATCTTGATGCTTGATGACCTTTGCCGGAACTGGCTCAGCCATGGAAAAGAGAGGCAGTGCTAAGTTGGCAAAGGTGTTCCGGTAGTCCTCGAGTTTGTGCCCTCCATCCAAAGCTTTGTACAACTCCAGACAGACAAGGCCGGTGGCCATAGCAGTTGAGGTTGCAATCGCTGGAATGATCCGCCCAGCAATAAACTTGGCCTTCAGCTTGTCAACTTCAGGAATGCTGTAATTGCGTGCTCTCATGTTGGCAAGCCCAGCTATCACGTCCATATGGTAGTTTGTATCATCATCCTGCAATTTTTAGGtaggaattttttttctcagctctgatttaaataaaaaaataatgtattgtTAACCTAGATTCTATCCTAAGCATGTACAAACTTCCAATATTGCTTACTGAAACCACCAAATACAATTACAAAACAGAAAGGACTTCACCAGGCAACATGGTGAATATTCTgtcagaagaaaaaataaaaatatacctttTCAAACTGGATTGGCTTCATCCTGAAGCCTGGTTGCAGATTTGACCGCAATCTCTCCAACTTGACAATTAGATCATCAATAACAACTGCATCATCCACAGAAGCAGTAGAGAGACTGGTTGCCTTCTCATCTGTCACTATTTTTGCATCCTTCTTCGGCTGAAAGTCAGGTACTATCATTCTATCAACAACTTCTGCCAACTTAGTAGGGTTTTTCACCCAGTCAGGGGTAGGGATACCAAATGTTTCTGCGCGTAGTATAGAGGCTGCCATCAGAAACTGGAGATGACTTGGATCAGAGGAGGAGAACTGCAGTGGACGAGGGAATCGTTTTGGTGCAGACCAAAATGGAGCTCCAGTACTCGTTGCAGCATCCTCAGGAAATGTATAAGCCAACTGCTTCACTCGGTTAGCAAAATAATCTTCAAACCTGTGAATAAAAAACCATGCTTGAGTGTAGGACATACAGATACAGGTAAAAATAATATACACCAGCATGAATTAACATAGATAAAACAtatattatcaagaaaacatacTTAAGCCTAGCCCAAGTAATACAATCTTCAAAAGCCTCACACTTCTCCTTGTCCAAGCATTCAAGAACTCGCTCCAAATTATCCCTTGCCTGAGCATCACCAGCGTTCTTCATTGCATTAGTATATTCACTTGGGTTGGATAAATATGCATTTACTTCAGCTGGAGTTTTCTCAAGCAAACCCTCAAACTCTGATCGAGCCCAAGTCAAGCAGTGGTCAATGTTGTGTGGAAATGAATGCACAGTACACATCGGTGCTTGTTTCTCAGGGGGATCTCTTGAGGCACCATAGTTTTCTGTTAGGTGGGGAATGACCATCTGGGTATTGCATTTAGCTCCAAGAGTTCCAGATTCAAGAAGTGGTTTCTGGAAATATAGGCATCGCTGATCCACATATAGTCTTGCATTCACATTATCTAGTGCATTAATCACAACACTCAAGTTTTCCCAAAAGGTATCATGAAACACATTTTCAGTTTCAGAGCTAACACGGTTCTGCAGAGCTTCAATATTCAGTTGAGGGTTTATAGATGCAGCAGCTGTTGCAGCAACTGTGGACTTCGCCTGGCCAATATTCCAATCACGGAAGAGGAACTGCCTGCTTAAGTTACTCTTCTCTATGACATCATCATCAGTAACTGTAAGCTTCCCTTGACCTCCACAAGAAACTCCCATTAAGGCAAGATTCTTTAAAAATTCACATCCCAGTGCACCAGATCCAACAACAAACACATCAGCATCATCAAATTTCTTCTGTAACTTTTGCCCAAAAACTGAAATCTGAGCATCGTAACGACTATTTATTGGTTTTAAATCATTAGGATGCAATGGTTCTGTCGGAAGTGATTCCACAGAGTCGAAGTAGAAAAACTGCAGAGATCACAACAGAAACAGaagttaaaaaaacacaaatacaaCTTCGACCAGAAGAAATGTAAGGTATTATAACCTCCGGGGAAGGGGTAAACTGAATACGGCaaggagaaaaaagaagttaaaaacATGATATTCACCAACAGACTAGGTATTTCTATATGCCAAGCAAAACTATATTAATACAAGTATATCTTTGAACTGTTTTAAACTCTTGTGACAATGCATCAAGGTATGGATTACCGTTAGACAGGGATTGTTGTACAGACAGAGGGAAGAACATGCAATACTTGAATGCTTGGGAGAACCATGGATATTATAAAAGAGGTCCAGAATCCAAACAATCAAATTATAGTCAAGACCAAATTTCACTTATGCGGCATCATCAGCTTCAACCAAGTGCCTTGCACAAAATATTGAAAAGCTTTTTTCAAAAGATCCAATATCAGATATAAGTTTtctttgtttaaaatataattatgccAGAGAATTATTTATACAAAAGACTAGAGAAGATGCACAGTTCTACTTCTTGAAATCCCAATTGAAGCAGCAAAAAGAACACGCAAAACTCAAATGGCTGACTAACTTGGGAGAAATTTTATGGCAAAATACTTCCATATGGGCTAACATCATTTGCAGCGcccaatatttcaaaatagaaGAGGATATAAGGATTAACAAGAAATATCAAATACCTGAAACAGTGGATGAAATTTCCCGGAGCATGCTTTTACAACCTCTTGTCCTACAATTCCACCGAACATGGCAGCCATAGGG
Above is a genomic segment from Medicago truncatula cultivar Jemalong A17 chromosome 5, MtrunA17r5.0-ANR, whole genome shotgun sequence containing:
- the LOC112421986 gene encoding ubiquitin-activating enzyme E1 1, which codes for MLPRKRVSEGEVVVEEPINNSNSNSNNPGSVKKARMGESTVNESNKSVSSSGDSSNSGVNLIAASSMAFGNSNPQEIDEDLHSRQLAVYGRETMRRLFASSVLVSGMRGLGAEIAKNLILAGVKSVTLHDEGTVELWDLSSNFVFSENDLGKNRAVASVSKLQELNNAVLVLSLTTKLTKEQLSNFQAVVFTEVSLEKAVEFNDYCHSHQPPIAFIKTEVRGLFGSVFCDFGPEFTVVDVDGEEPHTGIIASISNDNPAVVSCVDDERLEFQDGDLVVFSEVHGMKELNDGKPRKIKNARAYSFTLEEDTTNYGAYEKGGIVTQAKQPKVLNFKPLREALNDPGEFLLSDFSKFDRPPLLHLAFQALDKFISEIGRFPVAGSEEDAHKFISIASDINGNLGDGRLEDVNPKLLQQFAFGARAVLNPMAAMFGGIVGQEVVKACSGKFHPLFQFFYFDSVESLPTEPLHPNDLKPINSRYDAQISVFGQKLQKKFDDADVFVVGSGALGCEFLKNLALMGVSCGGQGKLTVTDDDVIEKSNLSRQFLFRDWNIGQAKSTVAATAAASINPQLNIEALQNRVSSETENVFHDTFWENLSVVINALDNVNARLYVDQRCLYFQKPLLESGTLGAKCNTQMVIPHLTENYGASRDPPEKQAPMCTVHSFPHNIDHCLTWARSEFEGLLEKTPAEVNAYLSNPSEYTNAMKNAGDAQARDNLERVLECLDKEKCEAFEDCITWARLKFEDYFANRVKQLAYTFPEDAATSTGAPFWSAPKRFPRPLQFSSSDPSHLQFLMAASILRAETFGIPTPDWVKNPTKLAEVVDRMIVPDFQPKKDAKIVTDEKATSLSTASVDDAVVIDDLIVKLERLRSNLQPGFRMKPIQFEKDDDTNYHMDVIAGLANMRARNYSIPEVDKLKAKFIAGRIIPAIATSTAMATGLVCLELYKALDGGHKLEDYRNTFANLALPLFSMAEPVPAKVIKHQDLSWTVWDRWIIKDNPTLRELLDWLKEKGLNAYSISCGSCLLFNSMFPRHKERMDKKVVDLARDIAKMEIPSYRRHIDVVVACEDDDDNDIDIPQVSIYFR